The Chroicocephalus ridibundus chromosome Z, bChrRid1.1, whole genome shotgun sequence sequence GCTGTCTTTAGACTATAAAACTCCACTTATTACTTGTGCTACCTATCAGGGCAAAAGCCTCCAGTGCTAAGGGAGCGGAGTTGTAGCATGAACTCTAACAACCTACTTTGCAGCtctttgttgttggttttttttccccctgttgatTCATTTTCACTAGTGTGAGTAATGTTAGTTGATGGGTGGTGCTGTGTGAGGAGGGAATGGTGTCAAAGTCTAAGACTTTGCTATGCACTGGAAGATACGCACAAGCAAGCACAGCGTTTTGCAACAGATAGGAACAGTTTATGATTTTCCGGCTTATGATACCTGTGTGAAATGGGCAGCAAGAGTAATGGTTACAGTTTTGCAAACTTAAATTGAAAATGATCCTGAATGTTGATTAAATTCTGAAAAGTGTTAAGGGATATCTTGGGAATTTTTTTACTCTTGCAAAGTGTTTTATTAATAACCAAAATTAATAATCATGTTTACTACATAGGGCCTGAAGGCAATCAAGTGGAGGGTTTCCATCATGTTTCCAGGTGATAACAGTAGTCCATGCCCGCCTTGATCTTCTAACTTGTTTTCTCTaactgaacacagaaaaaaaaacccctgctagCTGTCCATCCCACACAGCAAGACTTAAACAAGCAACAAACACAAGACAGCATGCCCAAAACCAAGATCAATGATTTGTCCACTAAACAATGTATTGCTACAAAAACAAGAATCACATATACCTGCAAACACCTATTTCTTGTCATATGTTATTTTGAGTTCGGTATTCAGTTTTACCTGCATGTGTACCTTTCTTGGTTTTCtggatttttgtttgtctgttggtttttttgatcTCCTTCTGTCTGTCTTGAAAAGACCGTTTAAAAACAGGGCTCCTAAGCAAACACTGATGTTCCAGACCAGCAGCTGCAGTTACTCAGTGCAGAGAAAGCATCCTGAAAAGCTAACTTTCATCAAGTGGACTCTGGAAAAATGCACGCTCAGCACAAGCATTTTGAGCAGCATGCAACataaatatcatttaaaaatatcccaaGGTCAAACGGGATTATTATTTACCTTAACTGGTTTCAATCCTGCCACGTCATCACAGGAGATGCACAGATGCTGAAGTGAGAGCCTGCTGATGTAATGTAATATGTATAACATGTATAGTGTATCTGCTCAATACGGAGCTTTTTGCAGGAGTGAACAGGAATCTTTGGGATAGCTATATTCATTCTGTCCACTGTATCTGATTGCTGTTTTTTGTCTTGTACCTTAGTTATATACCTTATACCCAGTATAGTACTTAATCTTTCTTGCACCTACAAGCTTTAAGTCCTTTTTTCTACAGTGATAATACCAAAACTGGAGGTTTTGTAAGATACTGGCTCTGTAATAAATTAAGATTGAGCAATAGTTTTCAAAAGTCTTCTAAAAAGATCTTTAAATTAACATCTTCAATTTGGAGAATGTGGAAGAACTGAAGTGGATGGCAAAAAGGAAACCTATAAGTTTATCCTAGGGCCACGGATTCTGTTGCTTTGACTTTATCCCTGGGCTATTTCAGTTATTCTTATTGACTCAATATTAACAACAAATCAGTGCAATGGGATTTACTTTTTGCAAAGCCAGCAACTGCACGTAGGATCTTGACGGGATAGAAACATATGCTTTTATTTGGACTTTCAAAatgactgtatttaaaatattttaacttcacaCAGGCATAAATTTAGAGCTCTTTAAAGTGTGTCAGCAAATAAATTCCTCATAATTAGCTATTtagcaaacatgaaaaaaagtatttgtaaagACAAACAAATACGAATTTGAATGGCAACACACTATAGCTAAGTTATTACCTATATACATGGAGGGAACATTACACTGAACTTCAAAGTGGATTTTTATATTGTCTCAAGGGGTAGATAAGTACCCTGCTTCCATTTATGTTTTTGAAAATCTCCTCCCTTGTAATTCTTTTTATCGcaaacgtaaaaaaaaaagaaaatatcataaAATGTCGATATGACGCCaggaaatcttttgttttcttctcagagTTTTCCTCAATGTATTAAACTTATGAAGTTTCCAGAATAACATCCAAATAGTGACGTGCTGAAGAGGTCTTGCCTAATTTGTGACCTGAATCTCTTTTGACTGCTCAGCCAGACACGCAGATTTTGAACTGACAAATTGAAATGGAAGCAAAGCTAATAACTGtagataattttaattaaaaacaatagcAAATTCTTTAGAATCATACACAAAAAGAAGTATGGATGATTTCTGGACACAATAACAagactgaaaatgctgaaaatgtcTCTGGATGATATTTCCTCCACTGCTGCCCACCCCCAAAGTTGCCTAGAATTCATTACTGTATTTAGTGTtagggcattttatttttttttacaaggatcTCAAAGTTACTCTTTTGAACATCTGAAAACGTGAAGTTATTGAGCTCAGTACATCACAGTAAAGTAAGCATATACGTTATCTCTGGTTGGTAGAGTGGAAAATGAGGGTTAGAGAAGCAAGGGAGTTGccagacagtttaataaaaagaATACTGAGAATCTCTGTTCTAGCCAGCTGAAAATACTCACACACACAAGTAGACACTGGGTCAGGTTCGTTTGCAGCCATTTCATTCTGTTCTCTTCCATAAGATTATTTCTTCCcctcaggacaaaaaaaaaagggggggggaataTTCCATGTAtgcagtacacacacacacagagtctctCACGGGTAAATATatctgagaggggaaaaaatacctctAAGTTAGAGAAAACACCTAGAAAGAGAACTCTTATCTTACTTGAGAATATTTGCAATCAAACGATGAATACACTTCTCTATAAAGAATTCAGTGATTCTCTCCAACAGTATTATTTATGCCTTTGGTACCTACTCCTCTCATATGGAAATTAGTCTCAGATTTTTGTTCTGTATTACTCTTTGACAGCTTATAGTATCAGGGATTACAGTAAAAGATGAGAGAATTTGTAATGATTAACTGTTCTATTCGGTTATTAATTTCCAAAACTTGAAGCTGAGATTGCTTCTAAGTCATTTTTCAGCAACATATTTATGGGATCAGAGAGTGATTAAAAACATAAGAAAGTGTGATGCTTTCCAGGTCCTGAAAAACACCTTTCTAGGAATGTCACCGATaaacaaaaaagcagtatttttgtacAGTCCTTTtaacaaaacataaaagattATTTAAACACAGAGCAGCCAgaagtttatatatttttctgcctggctaCCTTTAACAAAATTCTACTGAAAGGTAAACACAAGatttaaaaattcacattttcacaaaatttagacaaaaaagttttgaaatgcaGCTATATTCTTCACTGATTTGCAGCACACACCCATTTTCCCAGAAAGGTCATTCCTTAATTCTTTGGGTtttaactaaaggaaaaaaaacatgagatTTACTTCTTTAACTCACTTAAAGTTACTGGAGTTAACATCAGAAAAAGCTGGACTGGGCCCTACCACCTAGTTTTACTTCCATAGTACTACTCAAatttataaaagataaaaatcataCACAAAAGCTATGGAAAAACGTAGAGAATCTATGTTATTTTCTGGTTTCATGGGTGTTAAAGTATCTTTGAATGGCAAAGCAAATCACTTAAATTACTTAACAATACTATTGACATTGCAATGCCAAAAGTCATTTGTATCTGTTTAAGATACTAAATAGTGCTGAACAATGATAGAAATACTATGTGTATTTTTAAGGGAAAttgggggggaaaacaaaaaaagaaaatctacagATTTATCACTTTTCCCTGAGACAAAGTCTTAAGCTGTGCTTAGTTTAATTATTTTGAGGTATGTAATCAATTAGCCTAGTAACTGCAGCACAGCGTATCAATATACTGAAATTCTGTGCATTTACCAAGAAAGTATGTGCTGTACAGTGTCTGCTAAAGATGCCTTTATGCTGTGAAGCTGCAGATCCGGGGGCAGCTACAGAGGCTTGTCAGAGGCAGTTTCAGGCACTCACTGTGCatacgtacttttttttttttctaaacaccgTATTCACAATAGCTGAACCGACATTGAATCACTTCTTAACAGCCTCTACCTTTCTGCCAAATGAAGGCTAGTGCCAGAGGCCATTGGTACACAGAAGCAGTTTACAACTATGATATCAGTAATTGTTTAATCATGTAACCACAAAAATGGAGAGTGGACTAGACGTTGGCATGCTTCTGGGTATTGGGTATCTGGTGGGTTCACATGAATTGGTTATGATGCAACAAAAAGCTCACTTTCtgttcattattgttattttacttgcggaattaatttatttcttattttgagtCCAAAGGATTTATGtctttgtattatttataaaCTAATAAGATACAGCCACCTACAGCTTGCTTGCTAactaaagctggaaaaaaaaaaataccttcctgcTATAGTCAGTCTTTTTGGAGGGTTTTTCAGTTATTAATAGTTTGAGTCCTTTTCATAGTTTTGTATGTGTTAAAGAAAAACCCAAGTACTATAGTCCTGCAAGGATATTTTATATAATAGATTAAGCTCTGGCTCTGCTATTAAAAGGCGTTTTAAGTTGTAGAAACTGACCCCTCACTCTTTCCCTGTGATGCTTCTCACAAGGGCTgaacaaagaggggaaaaaaatataaatcattaaGCTTTCCTTACAAATGTGGCTGAGGagattcttcaggaaaaaaaaaaaagtattatttgttCTGCTTCCTGTAATGGCAGTGATTTCCACATGTCTGTCcgtgctgcagaaaaaaaagactaaggaGACATTGGATGTGCCCATTCCTATTCAAAGAACTCAGTTCAAAGATAGCAAAAAATTggaaatgctggggtttttttaatgaaaaggaatgaaaaagttTGGGTTTATGGTGCCTGTTATACCTGGGGTATTCGACCAATGTGCTTCATATCCTACTAAGACTAATCTACAGCCATCAACATATAAAAAGAGGGCCAGAGGAGACCACAGGGAGACAAAATTTAGACAAGTTTTTAGGCCATTGATAATAAAGATTTGGAAAtcatacatattaaaaataaataacatagaCTACAATGAAATAGAACAGAATGAAACAGaatagaatgaaataaaatagaaaaataaaataaaataaaataaaataaaataaaataaaataaaataaaataaaataaaataaaataaaataaaataaaataaaataaaataaaataaaataaaataaaggatcCGAGCGCTTCTTTTTAACTTCAGCCTGTGCTCCCTGGCTTCAATCACTTCAGAGGGGAGGGCAAAGAGCAGGAATCACACTGTCCTCCGGCCAAAGGCTGGACAGATTCGGTGGTGCGACGGGTGAAGATTAACCTGGAGCCTCTTTCCACGCTGAGAAAAaccacacacgcaaaaaaaaaaggaaaaagaaaaagaaaagaaaaagaaagaaagaagaagaaaaacataaaatgaaattaaacgaAAGCCGAGAAGCCCCGGCCCCCACAGGCCCGTCGCCTCCGGACCGGGGGACGCGGGTCCCCGGtcccgggcccccgccgcccccgctccccgcggcgccGCCCTCGGCCGCTGGGGGGCGTCGGGGCGCTTCCGAAGGGCGCGCGGGCGGGTGGCGcgccccgcccagccccgccggccccgccgcgccggccgccgTCACCCCGGCaacgccggcggcggcggcagcgccctcCCCCCCGGAGGAGGCCCTGtccgccggcccggccccccccgccccgctccgccccgccgcagccgctCACCTGCCCGCGCCCCGTGGACCCGCGGCGCTTGGGTGGCGGCCAGCGGCGCCTCGCCGCCGCCTGCTCCTCCTCCGAGGCGATGCGGGTTTTTGGCGGCGAagcgccggccccgccggccgcatCCCCCAGCCGCCGGTGGCAGAGGGACGCGGGGGGCGGCGGAAGGGGACGGAAGGCGAAGCCCATCCGAGCGGAGCCTCCTCCCCGGCTGCGGAACAGCCGCCCGGGTGTCGCCGGCCCGGGCGGCGGAGGTTTGCGCGGCCGGTGCCGCGCATCGCCCGCGGGATGGAGCGGGGAAGGAGTTTTCTTTTACGGTTGAATTACTCGGCGCGCTGTTTTCCGTGGGCAGACGGAAACTCATCCGTAGGCAGCCCGCGTACGCCCCTATCATAGCACCCGGCGTTGAAACGGTTACGTTTAGCAGCAGGGCTGCACAGGAACCACTCCGATGTCTTAGTAATTCAATTAGTCAGGTTTCCAGAAGGTGgggttgggtatttttttggcacggaggaggagaagctggggACGGCGCCTCCCTTCTCGTGTTGCAAGCCAATCAGGTcgaggtgttaaaaaaaaaaaaaaaaaaaaaaaggcaatctgtAAGCAAACAGCAGGCTGTGCCCTGACTGGCTGCGCCGGCAAATCCCCCCCTTTCCCAAGTAAACTGCATGCAAAAATCCCACATGATCAAGCAGCAGCGCCCGTGCTGCGACCTGGCTGCCTGCGCCTCCTCCTCGGCTGCATCCATCACGCACACCGGCGCCAGATCCCGCCTCGGACACACgcgtgtgcatgtatgtatgcgTGTGTACCTCTATATACCGCGTATCTGTCTCTGCGGCTGCCTGTcgcacacacgcatgcacagaGCCAAGCCAGGCTCCTAGCTTTTTCCAGGCTGCTGATGTCGGATTTACACGCAGTGAAGGGACCGGTCATTGCAAAAGGGGGCGTGActgtttaaagattttttttccctcccataaagcaatttattatttttttttcaaaactgacttTTGCCCCTCCAATCCTCGTCGCTCTTTACgatccctccctgcctgccgctGCATTCAAGTTTATTTATTTGCCTGCTGGCGTGGtatatttttccttgctgctcttgctgctgcttcagagggaaaaggggagcaGCTGTTGGGCAAGACCGAGAAGAAGAACTggggttgtgtggtttttttttctcgaTCTCCTTATGTAGTCATCTGAGGGGTGGATTCTTTTTCTccctcacccccctccctgctctttcAAACTGTTTTGTCCTTCCGCAGAAGTTGATGTTCCCGGGACTGGACCCTGCTTTATCAAAGAGAGGCTCCGGGAGGCTGAAGCAGGAGATTTCCGCACCTCGCCGTATCGCTCCGTTCGTCCCCCGAGCAGGAGAGGCCAGCCAAGACCAGCATCATCAGAGGAGTTTGCAGGCTTGATTTTCCACTTCTCCgaggttttgctttttccacGCCCTctcataaaacaatttttttatttccatttccttggTTTCCACGCCGCAATATTTATTGGATtggcccttctttttttttctgccccccccttttttttttcttgccttttttttttttttttttttttttccgcctttGCTGTTGCTCAGTCCTTGGTGCATCCACCGCCCAGGAACAGGAAGGACAAGAAAACCACTCCACAAAGTCTCCTTCAAGACActctctgtgctgcagaacaGGCTCCCCAACTCCATCAGCGCACCAAACAAACTCCTCAGGGCTTttgctctccctccccccccttttttttcccctttttttttgtccctttttttttcttttcctttttgtttgtttttcatttgccgGGGGGCGGAGGGCCAGGAAGGAAGACACAAACTTTGTACTTTAAGAATCTGCTGATACTTCTCGCCTCTCTCCTAGCCGGCGGCCTTTAATTTACTGCCAGGACCCCCCGTGGGCTTCCAGGGGGAagatctccttcctctcctccccgctcctctcccctccGTCTCCCTCtcgctccctccatccccgcgtcccccggccgcccccgagccgcggggccgcgccgccggggccCGCTCGCAGGGGGCGGAGGACCGGCGCccctcgcccgcccgcccgccgcgtcGGCGGGCCGGTGTATGTCGTGCCGTGGGCTCCTCCGTACGGGACTCCCGGTGAATGAGCACCGCCCGCCGcttgccgccgccgcccgcctcggcCCCCACCTCCCCTTGCCGGGGTGAGGCT is a genomic window containing:
- the LOC134509006 gene encoding PH domain leucine-rich repeat-containing protein phosphatase 1-like, whose translation is MIGAYAGCLRMSFRLPTENSAPSNSTVKENSFPAPSRGRCAAPAAQTSAARAGDTRAAVPQPGRRLRSDGLRLPSPSAAPRVPLPPAAGGCGRRGRRFAAKNPHRLGGGAGGGEAPLAATQAPRVHGARAAWKEAPG